In Alosa sapidissima isolate fAloSap1 chromosome 11, fAloSap1.pri, whole genome shotgun sequence, a single window of DNA contains:
- the rfx4 gene encoding transcription factor RFX4 isoform X1, translating to MHCGLLEEPDMDSTESWIERCLNESESKRYSSHTSLGNMSNDENEEKENNRACKRHSTPATLQWLEENYEIAEGVCIPRSALYMHYLDFCEKHDSQPVNAASFGKIIRQQFPQLTTRRLGTRGQSKYHYYGIAVKESSQYYDVMYSKKGAAWVNETGKKEVTKQTVAYSPRSKLGTLLPDFPNVKDLNLPASLPEEKVSTFIMMYRTHCQRILDTVIRANFDEVQSFLLHFWQGMPPHMLPVLGSSIVVNIVGVCDSILYKAISGVLMPTVLQALPDSLTQVIRKFAKQLDEWLKIALHDLPENLRNIKFELARRFSQVLKRQTSLNHLCQASRTVIHSADITFQMLEDWRNVDLNSITKQTLYTMEDSREDQRRLIIQLYQEFDRLLEDQSPIEAYIEWLDSMVDRCVVKEAGKRPGSLRRVAQQFLLMWSCFGTRVIRDMTLHSAPSFGSFHLIHLMFDDYVLYLLESLHCQERANELMRSMKGEASTADRVEDMMLTETTPSSPAAYSPAKSVLSVGVPALSSPTSAQSPEYTGVPATTGAVQSYTWSLTYTVTTSGGSPPEGGPQLSCMRSAPSVTPPTAGHRVPVYPHRDEHGYTGSYNYSSYTNQHHHPIQSQYPSLPHEAGLPTPLHYPAYHRTPAQYPLNSPMARMEPCLMGGTSRLHPSPVAPRWPDLPAANGCYSTPPMHSSRYGAGAEVYAPLAPRRTTDYEHAQHFPGFAYINGEATTGWAK from the exons ATGCATTGTGGGCTGCTGGAGGAGCCGGATATGGATTCCACAG AGAGTTGGATTGAGAGATGCCTCaatgagagtgagagcaagCGCTACTCCAGCCACACGTCCCTGGGGAATATGTCCAATGATGAGA atgaggagaaagagaacaaCAGAGCGTGTAAGCGTCACTCCACGCCAGCCACTCTGCAATG gctgGAGGAGAACTATGAGATTGCAGAAGGAGTGTGCATCCCTCGCAGCGCACTCTACATGCACTACCTGGACTTCTGCGAGAAGCACGACTCCCAGCCGGTGAACGCAGCCAGCTTTGGCAAG ATCATAAGGCAACAGTTCCCTCAGCTAACCACGCGGAGACTTGGAACCAGAGGCCAGTCAAA GTACCACTACTACGGCATCGCCGTGAAGGAGAGCTCGCAGTACTACGATGTGATGTACTCCAAGAAGGGCGCAGCATGGGTGAACGAGACGGGCAAGAAGGAGGTGACCAAGCAGACAGTGGCGTATTCACCGCGCTCCAAGCTTGGGACGCTCCTGCCAGACTTTCCAAATGTCAAAGACCTAAATCTGCCTGCAAGCCTGCCAGAGGAGAAG GTCTCCACGTTTATTATGATGTACCGCACCCACTGCCAGCGGATACTGGACACGGTCATCAGGGCCAACTTTGATGAG GTCCAGAGTTTCCTGCTGCACTTCTGGCAGGGAATGCCACCTCACATGCTGCCCGTGCTGGGCTCCTCCATCGTGGTCAACATTGTGGGCGTGTGTGACTCCATCCTCTACAAGGCCATCTCCGGGGTCCTCATGCCCACTGTACTACAGGCACTGCCAGacag TTTGACGCAGGTAATTCGGAAATTTGCCAAACAGCTGGACGAGTGGCTGAAGATCGCATTGCATGACTTGCCAGAGAACCTGAGGAACATCAAATTTGAAT TGGCTCGAAGATTCTCCCAGGTTCTAAAGCGGCAAACGTCTTTAAACCACTTATGTCAG GCTTCACGGACGGTCATCCACAGTGCGGACATCACGTTCCAGATGCTGGAGGACTGGCGTAACGTGGACCTGAACAGCATCACCAAGCAGACACTCTACACGATGGAGGACTCGCGAGAGGACCAACGCAGACTCATCATCCAGC TTTATCAAGAGTTTGATCGCTTGCTGGAAGACCAGTCGCCCATCGAAGCCTACATTGAATGGCTGGACTCCATGGTGGACAGATGTGTAGTGAAG GAGGCCGGGAAGCGGCCTGGGAGTCTGAGGAGGGTGGCCCAGCAGTTCCTGCTCATGTGGTCGTGTTTTGGGACGCGCGTGATCCGGGACATGACTCTTCACAGCGCACCCAGCTTCG GCTCGTTTCACCTGATCCACTTGATGTTTGACGACTACGTGCTGTACCTGCTGGAATCACTGCACTGCCAAGAGCGCGCCAACGAGCTGATGAGGTCCATGAAGGGCGAGGCCAGTACAG CCGATCGAGTTGAAGACATGATGCTGACAGAAACCACACCCTCGTCCCCTGCCGCCTACTCGCCCGCCAAATCGGTCCTCTCGGTCGGAGTCCCAGCCCTCAGCTCGCCCACCTCTGCCCAGTCTCCGGAATATACCGGTGTGCCCGCTACCACAG GTGCTGTTCAGTCATATACCTGGTCCCTTACGTACACAGTGACTACGTCGGGAGGCTCCCCACCTGAAGGCGGACCCCAGCTCTCCTGCATGCGCAGTGCCCCCTCCGTGACCCCTCCCACCGCCGGCCACCGCGTGCCAGTCTACCCACACCGGGATGAGCacgg CTACACGGGGAgctacaactacagcagctACACAAACCAGCACCATCACCCGATTCAGAGCCAGTACCCCAGTCTGCCCCATGAAGCAGGCCTTCCTACACCCCTCCACTACCCTGCCTACCACCGCACGCCTGCAcag taCCCTCTCAACAGTCCGATGGCCCGCATGGAGCCCTGCCTGATGGGCGGCACGTCCCGGCTGCACCCGTCGCCCGTGGCCCCGCGCTGGCCCGACCTGCCGGCCGCCAACGGCTGCTACTCCACCCCGCCCATGCACTCGTCCCGCTATGGCGCCGGCGCCGAGGTCTACGCGCCGCTGGCCCCGCGCCGCACCACCGACTACGAGCACGCGCAACACTTCCCCGGCTTCGCCTACATCAACGGCGAGGCCACCACTGGCTGGGCCAAGTAG
- the rfx4 gene encoding transcription factor RFX4 isoform X2: MHCGLLEEPDMDSTESWIERCLNESESKRYSSHTSLGNMSNDENEEKENNRACKRHSTPATLQWLEENYEIAEGVCIPRSALYMHYLDFCEKHDSQPVNAASFGKIIRQQFPQLTTRRLGTRGQSKYHYYGIAVKESSQYYDVMYSKKGAAWVNETGKKEVTKQTVAYSPRSKLGTLLPDFPNVKDLNLPASLPEEKVSTFIMMYRTHCQRILDTVIRANFDEVQSFLLHFWQGMPPHMLPVLGSSIVVNIVGVCDSILYKAISGVLMPTVLQALPDSLTQVIRKFAKQLDEWLKIALHDLPENLRNIKFELARRFSQVLKRQTSLNHLCQASRTVIHSADITFQMLEDWRNVDLNSITKQTLYTMEDSREDQRRLIIQLYQEFDRLLEDQSPIEAYIEWLDSMVDRCVVKEAGKRPGSLRRVAQQFLLMWSCFGTRVIRDMTLHSAPSFGSFHLIHLMFDDYVLYLLESLHCQERANELMRSMKGEASTADRVEDMMLTETTPSSPAAYSPAKSVLSVGVPALSSPTSAQSPEYTGVPATTVTTSGGSPPEGGPQLSCMRSAPSVTPPTAGHRVPVYPHRDEHGYTGSYNYSSYTNQHHHPIQSQYPSLPHEAGLPTPLHYPAYHRTPAQYPLNSPMARMEPCLMGGTSRLHPSPVAPRWPDLPAANGCYSTPPMHSSRYGAGAEVYAPLAPRRTTDYEHAQHFPGFAYINGEATTGWAK; the protein is encoded by the exons ATGCATTGTGGGCTGCTGGAGGAGCCGGATATGGATTCCACAG AGAGTTGGATTGAGAGATGCCTCaatgagagtgagagcaagCGCTACTCCAGCCACACGTCCCTGGGGAATATGTCCAATGATGAGA atgaggagaaagagaacaaCAGAGCGTGTAAGCGTCACTCCACGCCAGCCACTCTGCAATG gctgGAGGAGAACTATGAGATTGCAGAAGGAGTGTGCATCCCTCGCAGCGCACTCTACATGCACTACCTGGACTTCTGCGAGAAGCACGACTCCCAGCCGGTGAACGCAGCCAGCTTTGGCAAG ATCATAAGGCAACAGTTCCCTCAGCTAACCACGCGGAGACTTGGAACCAGAGGCCAGTCAAA GTACCACTACTACGGCATCGCCGTGAAGGAGAGCTCGCAGTACTACGATGTGATGTACTCCAAGAAGGGCGCAGCATGGGTGAACGAGACGGGCAAGAAGGAGGTGACCAAGCAGACAGTGGCGTATTCACCGCGCTCCAAGCTTGGGACGCTCCTGCCAGACTTTCCAAATGTCAAAGACCTAAATCTGCCTGCAAGCCTGCCAGAGGAGAAG GTCTCCACGTTTATTATGATGTACCGCACCCACTGCCAGCGGATACTGGACACGGTCATCAGGGCCAACTTTGATGAG GTCCAGAGTTTCCTGCTGCACTTCTGGCAGGGAATGCCACCTCACATGCTGCCCGTGCTGGGCTCCTCCATCGTGGTCAACATTGTGGGCGTGTGTGACTCCATCCTCTACAAGGCCATCTCCGGGGTCCTCATGCCCACTGTACTACAGGCACTGCCAGacag TTTGACGCAGGTAATTCGGAAATTTGCCAAACAGCTGGACGAGTGGCTGAAGATCGCATTGCATGACTTGCCAGAGAACCTGAGGAACATCAAATTTGAAT TGGCTCGAAGATTCTCCCAGGTTCTAAAGCGGCAAACGTCTTTAAACCACTTATGTCAG GCTTCACGGACGGTCATCCACAGTGCGGACATCACGTTCCAGATGCTGGAGGACTGGCGTAACGTGGACCTGAACAGCATCACCAAGCAGACACTCTACACGATGGAGGACTCGCGAGAGGACCAACGCAGACTCATCATCCAGC TTTATCAAGAGTTTGATCGCTTGCTGGAAGACCAGTCGCCCATCGAAGCCTACATTGAATGGCTGGACTCCATGGTGGACAGATGTGTAGTGAAG GAGGCCGGGAAGCGGCCTGGGAGTCTGAGGAGGGTGGCCCAGCAGTTCCTGCTCATGTGGTCGTGTTTTGGGACGCGCGTGATCCGGGACATGACTCTTCACAGCGCACCCAGCTTCG GCTCGTTTCACCTGATCCACTTGATGTTTGACGACTACGTGCTGTACCTGCTGGAATCACTGCACTGCCAAGAGCGCGCCAACGAGCTGATGAGGTCCATGAAGGGCGAGGCCAGTACAG CCGATCGAGTTGAAGACATGATGCTGACAGAAACCACACCCTCGTCCCCTGCCGCCTACTCGCCCGCCAAATCGGTCCTCTCGGTCGGAGTCCCAGCCCTCAGCTCGCCCACCTCTGCCCAGTCTCCGGAATATACCGGTGTGCCCGCTACCACAG TGACTACGTCGGGAGGCTCCCCACCTGAAGGCGGACCCCAGCTCTCCTGCATGCGCAGTGCCCCCTCCGTGACCCCTCCCACCGCCGGCCACCGCGTGCCAGTCTACCCACACCGGGATGAGCacgg CTACACGGGGAgctacaactacagcagctACACAAACCAGCACCATCACCCGATTCAGAGCCAGTACCCCAGTCTGCCCCATGAAGCAGGCCTTCCTACACCCCTCCACTACCCTGCCTACCACCGCACGCCTGCAcag taCCCTCTCAACAGTCCGATGGCCCGCATGGAGCCCTGCCTGATGGGCGGCACGTCCCGGCTGCACCCGTCGCCCGTGGCCCCGCGCTGGCCCGACCTGCCGGCCGCCAACGGCTGCTACTCCACCCCGCCCATGCACTCGTCCCGCTATGGCGCCGGCGCCGAGGTCTACGCGCCGCTGGCCCCGCGCCGCACCACCGACTACGAGCACGCGCAACACTTCCCCGGCTTCGCCTACATCAACGGCGAGGCCACCACTGGCTGGGCCAAGTAG